In a genomic window of Alistipes sp. ZOR0009:
- a CDS encoding putative transporter produces the protein MEWFENLFINHSVIQAVVLLSTIIALGLLLGQIKVLGVSLGVTFVFFVGIFGGHLGLSIDPDTLNYAESFGLILFVYALGLQVGPSFFASFFKGGIKLNMLALAVVFVGTLMMLGFYFTTNISLPEMTGIFCGAVTNTPALGAAQQTLKQLAVDSAASQPNLALGCAVTYPLGVVGVIIGLILLKKVGSLKQHNSGSEETSTETFIVSFSISNPAIYEKSIEEVASIITKKFVISRVWHGDEVTIPNSETILHKGDKILVITDPKEVKALTTLFGKEIEYDWNKNDIDWNSIDSQLVSQRIVITRSAINGKKLSQLKLRNRFGVNITRVHRSGIDLLATPDLTLQMGDKVTVVGNQKSIQSVETELGNRIKRLHEPNLVAIFIGIVLGLVLGSIPINIPGVSLPIKLGLAGGPIVVGILMGAFGPRFHIVTYTTKSANLMLRGVGISLYLACLGLDAGTHFFETVFRAEGLIWLGIGFTLTVLPVLLVGAFALLVKRMDYATVSGMLCGSMANPMALNYANTVVDSDVPSVSYATVYPLCMFIRVVLAQLILLIFM, from the coding sequence ATGGAATGGTTTGAGAATCTCTTCATCAATCACTCGGTAATTCAGGCAGTCGTACTTCTATCCACCATCATCGCCTTGGGCCTTTTACTGGGGCAAATTAAGGTCTTAGGAGTTTCTTTAGGGGTAACTTTCGTTTTTTTTGTTGGCATATTTGGGGGGCATCTAGGGCTATCCATCGATCCTGATACGCTTAACTACGCCGAAAGTTTTGGGCTAATCCTCTTTGTATATGCGCTAGGATTACAGGTGGGGCCATCCTTTTTTGCCTCGTTTTTTAAAGGCGGCATAAAGTTGAACATGTTGGCACTAGCCGTAGTATTTGTAGGTACGCTCATGATGCTGGGCTTCTACTTTACGACCAACATCTCGCTTCCCGAGATGACGGGAATTTTTTGCGGGGCAGTTACCAATACACCTGCGCTGGGAGCAGCCCAACAAACGCTAAAGCAGCTAGCCGTAGACTCGGCAGCCTCACAACCGAACCTAGCATTGGGATGTGCCGTTACCTATCCCTTGGGCGTTGTTGGGGTTATCATAGGTCTCATTCTTCTAAAAAAAGTAGGCTCGTTAAAGCAGCATAATAGCGGCAGCGAGGAAACCAGCACAGAGACCTTTATTGTGAGTTTCAGCATATCGAACCCTGCCATATACGAAAAAAGCATCGAAGAGGTTGCCTCTATTATCACCAAAAAGTTTGTTATATCGCGAGTATGGCATGGCGATGAGGTGACTATACCCAATTCCGAAACCATACTCCACAAAGGCGATAAAATTCTGGTAATTACTGATCCTAAAGAAGTGAAAGCGCTCACCACTCTTTTTGGAAAAGAGATTGAATATGACTGGAATAAGAACGATATTGACTGGAATTCTATAGATTCACAGCTAGTTTCGCAGCGCATCGTGATTACTCGCTCGGCTATTAATGGAAAGAAACTCTCGCAGCTAAAGCTACGCAACCGCTTTGGAGTAAATATTACCCGCGTACACCGTTCGGGTATTGATCTGCTGGCCACGCCAGATTTAACCCTACAGATGGGAGATAAGGTTACCGTTGTTGGCAACCAAAAGTCTATTCAATCAGTAGAAACCGAGTTGGGAAATCGTATAAAGAGGCTCCACGAACCCAATCTGGTAGCCATATTTATTGGCATTGTGCTTGGACTTGTGCTCGGCTCTATTCCCATAAATATTCCAGGTGTATCGCTGCCTATTAAGTTAGGATTAGCTGGAGGCCCCATTGTGGTCGGGATACTGATGGGGGCATTTGGACCGAGATTTCATATTGTAACCTACACCACCAAAAGTGCTAACCTAATGCTTCGAGGTGTTGGAATTAGCCTTTACTTAGCTTGTTTAGGGTTAGATGCGGGTACCCATTTCTTCGAAACCGTTTTTCGTGCGGAGGGACTTATTTGGCTAGGCATCGGATTCACGCTAACCGTACTTCCCGTTCTTCTTGTAGGCGCATTTGCCCTTTTAGTTAAGAGGATGGATTATGCCACTGTTAGCGGCATGCTTTGCGGAAGCATGGCCAACCCAATGGCTCTAAACTACGCAAACACAGTTGTCGATAGCGACGTTCCTTCTGTGTCATATGCTACCGTTTATCCGCTTTGTATGTTTATCCGGGTTGTGTTAGCTCAGCTAATACTGCTTATTTTTATGTAG
- a CDS encoding NAD(P)H-dependent flavin oxidoreductase, which produces MNNRITSLFNIQYPIIQGGMVWCSGWRLAVAVSEAGGLGLLGAGSMHPEMLREHIQKAKANTTKPFGVNVPLLYPEIEKIMSIIIEEGVKIVFTSAGNPKTWTKILKDKGITVVHVVSSSKFAKKCEDAGVDAVVAEGFEAGGHNGREETTTLTLIPQVRKAISLPLIAAGGIGSGSGMMAAMALGADGVQLGTVFALSQESSAHEAFKTHSTSLEEGDTMLSLKKIGATRLIKNDFYQKVTELEDRGASADELKALLGKGRAKKGMFEGDLVEGELEIGQIASLVKEIKPVKQIVDEIVTEFGQVRAAISSINF; this is translated from the coding sequence ATGAACAATAGGATAACTTCACTTTTTAACATTCAGTACCCCATAATTCAGGGTGGTATGGTATGGTGCAGCGGCTGGCGATTAGCTGTTGCGGTTTCTGAGGCGGGCGGATTAGGTCTTTTGGGAGCTGGATCGATGCATCCCGAAATGCTACGGGAGCACATTCAGAAGGCAAAAGCCAATACTACCAAGCCTTTTGGGGTCAATGTGCCGCTACTTTACCCCGAGATTGAGAAAATCATGAGCATTATCATTGAAGAGGGTGTGAAGATTGTATTTACATCAGCCGGAAATCCTAAAACATGGACAAAAATTTTAAAGGATAAGGGGATTACTGTCGTACACGTGGTCTCAAGTTCCAAATTTGCAAAAAAATGCGAAGATGCGGGTGTTGATGCAGTGGTAGCCGAAGGTTTCGAAGCAGGAGGGCACAATGGACGTGAGGAGACAACGACGCTAACCTTGATTCCTCAGGTGCGCAAGGCTATTTCGCTTCCTCTTATTGCTGCTGGAGGTATTGGATCGGGTAGCGGTATGATGGCAGCGATGGCTCTTGGTGCAGATGGAGTACAGTTGGGTACCGTATTTGCGCTATCTCAGGAGTCATCTGCTCACGAAGCCTTTAAAACGCACTCGACCTCGCTTGAGGAAGGAGATACCATGCTTAGCCTAAAGAAGATTGGGGCTACTCGACTTATAAAAAACGATTTCTATCAAAAGGTTACCGAACTTGAAGATCGTGGAGCTTCGGCTGACGAACTTAAAGCTCTATTGGGGAAGGGACGGGCTAAAAAAGGAATGTTTGAAGGAGACCTAGTAGAGGGGGAACTCGAAATTGGACAGATTGCCTCTTTGGTAAAAGAAATCAAACCTGTTAAGCAAATCGTCGACGAGATTGTTACAGAGTTTGGGCAGGTTAGAGCTGCCATTTCGTCCATTAACTTTTAA
- a CDS encoding M16 family metallopeptidase translates to MIDFSKYTLSNGLTVIAHRDGSSPIAAFNLLYKVGARNENPNRTGFAHLFEHLMFSGSKNAPSFDDPLQMAGGENNAFTNNDYTNYYETLPKENIETAFWLESDRMFGLNINEQSLSVQKNVVTEEFNQRYLNQPYGDIWLLLRSLAYQVHPYQWPTIGKEISHITNATLTEVTDFYNKFYSPNNAILSVVGDFDERYIFEMANKWFGDIPAQYMGDDLIPQEPIQTELRELEVERDVPTSALYKVYHMCDRLDSRYYATDMLSDILSNGKSARMYRSLVQDQRLFTEVNAYLTGDVDPGLFVFSGKLSKGVSFEQAEKAIATEVDKLLSEKISEYELEKVKNKYETSIVFGETSILNKGMNLGYYQMLGDAAMINTEVDKYRSVAAEELIDVASKLLVDSNSSTLRYIAKK, encoded by the coding sequence ATGATAGATTTTTCGAAGTATACGCTATCAAATGGGCTGACGGTTATCGCGCATCGCGATGGGTCGTCGCCCATTGCAGCCTTTAACCTGCTGTACAAGGTGGGGGCTCGCAACGAGAATCCGAACCGTACAGGTTTTGCCCACCTTTTTGAGCACCTGATGTTTAGTGGCTCCAAGAATGCACCTTCGTTCGACGATCCGCTACAGATGGCTGGAGGAGAGAATAATGCCTTTACCAACAACGATTATACCAACTACTACGAAACGCTCCCCAAAGAGAATATAGAAACAGCTTTTTGGCTCGAGTCGGATCGTATGTTTGGGTTGAACATCAACGAGCAAAGTCTCAGTGTTCAGAAAAACGTGGTTACAGAGGAGTTCAACCAGCGCTATTTGAACCAGCCTTACGGCGATATTTGGCTACTACTTCGATCTTTGGCGTATCAGGTACATCCGTACCAATGGCCAACCATTGGCAAAGAAATTTCACACATCACCAACGCCACGCTGACAGAAGTTACTGATTTTTACAACAAATTTTATAGCCCCAATAATGCCATACTAAGCGTTGTTGGCGACTTTGACGAGCGCTATATCTTCGAGATGGCCAATAAGTGGTTTGGAGACATCCCTGCACAGTATATGGGTGATGATCTCATTCCACAAGAGCCCATCCAAACTGAGTTAAGGGAGCTGGAGGTAGAGCGCGATGTGCCAACATCGGCTCTCTATAAGGTGTATCATATGTGCGATAGGCTAGACTCTCGCTATTACGCTACTGATATGCTCTCAGATATTCTTTCCAATGGTAAATCGGCTCGTATGTACCGGAGTTTGGTACAGGATCAGCGTCTATTTACCGAGGTTAATGCCTACCTTACTGGTGATGTCGATCCTGGACTATTTGTTTTCTCTGGTAAACTCAGCAAAGGTGTATCCTTTGAGCAGGCTGAAAAGGCTATAGCTACGGAAGTGGACAAATTGCTTTCCGAAAAAATATCGGAATATGAGTTGGAGAAGGTGAAGAATAAATACGAAACATCGATTGTGTTTGGTGAAACCAGCATTCTTAATAAGGGAATGAACTTGGGCTACTATCAAATGCTTGGAGATGCTGCCATGATAAATACCGAAGTTGATAAGTATCGATCTGTAGCTGCCGAGGAGCTGATTGATGTTGCATCCAAACTCCTTGTTGATAGCAACTCTTCAACCTTACGTTACATCGCTAAAAAGTAG
- a CDS encoding M16 family metallopeptidase, which yields MLNRAIQPGFSLPNRLEIPTPQKYFTSDGREVLWLNIGTQNIVRITLQFPAGTKYQSKSLQASSTVGLMPEGTNRFSAQEIAEKLDFYGSHVDYSIDRDHAMVSAFCLDKYLDATLEVLQEIILSPTYSDQEFETYCQKRKNSLSIEKRKVMYVAREQQAAALYGSDHPYGSFAEESDYDALTASDLKNYHRERFLSQGALLFVSGLVNEDIVSKVAIAFDPVIRRNSFDSNELDLSNLPEPNTIYIPKDDAVQSAIRVGRVLFSRSHPDYSGMHVLTTVLGGYFGSRLMNNIREEKGYTYGIFSSLVALQESGYLTISTEVGCAVTDATLAEIKKEMEILRSEKVDETELSLVVNYLVGEMLRMLDGPFGIVDAILDLYQSGLPIDFIAEHFNRVKNITSDELLLLAQKHLNPSDFTEVVVGKKG from the coding sequence ATGCTAAATAGAGCAATTCAGCCTGGTTTTTCGCTACCAAATAGGCTCGAAATTCCTACGCCTCAAAAATATTTTACTTCCGATGGACGAGAAGTCCTTTGGTTAAATATAGGAACGCAGAACATTGTTCGCATTACGCTTCAATTTCCTGCAGGAACGAAGTATCAGTCTAAGAGCCTACAGGCATCATCAACCGTTGGGTTAATGCCAGAAGGAACCAACCGCTTTAGTGCGCAAGAAATCGCGGAAAAACTAGACTTTTACGGATCGCATGTCGATTACAGCATTGATCGCGATCATGCCATGGTGTCTGCCTTTTGTTTGGATAAATACCTCGATGCAACCTTAGAGGTTCTTCAAGAAATTATCCTTTCCCCTACTTACAGCGATCAGGAGTTTGAAACCTACTGCCAAAAGCGCAAAAATTCGCTAAGCATCGAAAAACGGAAGGTAATGTACGTCGCTCGCGAACAGCAGGCTGCCGCTTTGTATGGAAGCGATCATCCGTATGGTTCATTTGCTGAAGAGTCGGATTATGATGCACTTACTGCATCTGATTTAAAAAATTACCATCGAGAACGATTCCTTTCTCAGGGAGCATTGCTGTTCGTTTCTGGGTTGGTTAATGAAGACATTGTGTCTAAAGTTGCTATTGCGTTTGATCCGGTAATTCGTCGTAATAGCTTTGACAGTAATGAACTTGACTTGTCCAATCTTCCCGAGCCTAACACTATTTATATCCCCAAGGATGATGCCGTACAGTCTGCCATAAGGGTTGGGAGAGTGCTTTTCTCTCGTAGCCATCCAGACTACTCGGGCATGCATGTGCTAACAACAGTGTTAGGTGGGTACTTTGGTTCTCGGCTTATGAATAATATAAGGGAAGAGAAGGGATATACCTACGGAATATTCTCATCGCTTGTAGCTCTGCAGGAGAGCGGCTACCTTACCATTTCAACAGAGGTTGGCTGCGCAGTTACCGATGCAACGTTAGCTGAAATAAAGAAGGAGATGGAAATTCTTCGCTCTGAAAAAGTGGATGAAACGGAGCTGTCTCTGGTCGTAAACTATCTGGTGGGAGAGATGCTGCGTATGCTAGACGGGCCCTTTGGAATTGTTGATGCGATACTAGATTTATACCAGTCTGGCCTTCCTATCGATTTTATTGCAGAACATTTCAATCGAGTGAAGAATATTACTTCAGACGAGCTACTTTTGCTTGCTCAGAAGCACCTAAATCCATCCGACTTCACAGAAGTCGTTGTCGGTAAAAAAGGGTAA